The following proteins come from a genomic window of Streptomyces liliiviolaceus:
- a CDS encoding GNAT family N-acetyltransferase has protein sequence MTIVIRRAEPGEFAELGEITARAYLGDGLLDFGESDAYLGELRDVAKRAAAADVLVAVEAVAGEGSGGPPRSRLLGGVTFVPSGGPMADIARAGEAELRMLAVAKEARGRGVGTLLVRACVDRARATAGCGAVVLSTQRTMRSAHRVYERLGFTRTPVRDWNPLPELDDVVLLTYELTL, from the coding sequence ATGACCATCGTGATCCGGCGGGCGGAGCCCGGGGAGTTCGCGGAACTGGGCGAGATCACCGCGCGGGCCTATCTCGGGGACGGGCTGCTCGACTTCGGGGAGAGCGACGCGTATCTCGGCGAGCTGCGGGACGTGGCGAAGCGCGCGGCGGCCGCCGATGTGCTGGTGGCCGTCGAAGCCGTCGCCGGGGAGGGCTCGGGCGGCCCGCCCCGGAGCCGGCTTCTCGGCGGAGTGACCTTCGTGCCGTCCGGCGGGCCCATGGCCGACATCGCGCGGGCGGGCGAGGCCGAGCTGCGGATGCTGGCGGTCGCGAAGGAGGCCCGCGGCCGGGGCGTGGGGACCCTGCTGGTGCGCGCCTGTGTCGACCGCGCCCGGGCCACGGCGGGCTGCGGAGCCGTCGTGCTGTCCACCCAGCGCACCATGCGCAGCGCCCACCGCGTGTACGAGCGCCTCGGCTTCACCCGTACCCCCGTCCGTGACTGGAACCCCTTGCCGGAGCTGGACGACGTCGTGCTCCTCACCTACGAGTTGACGCTCTGA
- a CDS encoding nucleoside hydrolase, whose protein sequence is MTPRAPIVLDSDPGIDDAVALQYLLGTGLWDLKAYTSVGGNLPAEQTYRNARALARAMRIDADVPVHRGAGRPLTRLPHRVAADFHGPAGLGGETLPDSTAAHPAESSARTLLRLSREYEGELTVCATGPLTNVAVALLEDPGFARRVKKFVFMGGAARVPGNITPVAEFNMWADPDAAELVLSSGIPFTMVDLDASHRWLFTPADLAALEAAGPGTALAARLLRVYMEAYRRSGGDGTCPLHDPLAVGVCADESFVTLAEGAVIVESAAELTRGQTVFVPSAAGRVYYPESPALTARARLTGRVALGAGPRDFSKDFVSTLPLWPGTGTGPGPGDEDGLGSV, encoded by the coding sequence GTGACCCCACGCGCCCCCATCGTCCTCGACAGCGACCCCGGCATCGACGACGCCGTAGCCCTCCAGTACCTGCTCGGTACGGGCCTGTGGGACCTGAAGGCCTACACCTCCGTGGGCGGCAACCTCCCCGCCGAGCAGACGTACCGCAACGCCCGCGCCCTCGCACGAGCGATGCGCATCGACGCGGACGTCCCCGTCCACCGCGGCGCGGGCCGCCCCCTGACCCGCCTCCCCCACCGCGTCGCCGCCGACTTCCACGGCCCCGCGGGACTCGGCGGCGAGACGCTGCCCGACTCGACCGCGGCGCACCCGGCGGAGTCCTCCGCGCGGACGCTGCTGCGGCTGTCCCGGGAGTACGAAGGCGAGCTGACGGTGTGCGCGACGGGCCCCCTCACCAATGTGGCGGTCGCGCTCCTGGAGGACCCCGGCTTCGCGCGGCGCGTGAAGAAGTTCGTGTTCATGGGCGGCGCGGCACGCGTGCCGGGGAACATCACGCCGGTCGCCGAGTTCAACATGTGGGCCGACCCGGACGCCGCCGAGCTGGTCCTGTCCTCCGGCATCCCTTTCACCATGGTCGACCTGGACGCCTCGCACCGCTGGCTGTTCACGCCCGCCGACCTCGCGGCACTGGAGGCGGCGGGCCCCGGCACCGCGCTCGCGGCCCGGCTGCTGCGGGTCTACATGGAGGCGTACCGCCGCAGCGGCGGGGACGGCACCTGCCCGCTGCACGATCCGCTCGCCGTCGGTGTGTGCGCGGACGAGTCGTTCGTGACGCTCGCGGAGGGGGCGGTCATCGTCGAGTCGGCCGCCGAACTCACCCGTGGCCAGACCGTGTTCGTCCCCTCGGCCGCCGGGCGGGTCTACTATCCCGAGTCGCCCGCGCTGACCGCGAGGGCGCGTCTCACCGGCCGGGTGGCCCTCGGCGCGGGACCGCGCGACTTCTCGAAGGACTTCGTCTCGACCCTGCCCCTGTGGCCGGGGACGGGGACGGGGCCGGGGCCAGGCGACGAGGACGGGCTGGGATCCGTATGA
- a CDS encoding ribonucleotide-diphosphate reductase subunit beta, with protein MTTATTAKGEKNLLDPGFELTLRPMRYPDFYERYRDAIKNTWTVEEVDLHSDVSDLAKLSPGEQHMIGRLVAFFATGDSIVANNLVLTLYKHINSPEARLYLSRQLFEEAVHVQFYLTLLDTYLPDPEDRAAAFDAVENIPSIREKAEFCFKWMDSVEKLDRLETKADRRRFLLNLICFAACIEGLFFYGAFAYVYWFRSRGLLHGLATGTNWVFRDETMHMSFAFEVVDTVRKEEPELFDEELRQQVTDMMREAVEAELQFGRDLCGEGLPGMNTESMRQYLECVADQRLQRLGLAPVYGSENPFSFMELQGVQELTNFFERRPSAYQVAVEGTVDLDEDF; from the coding sequence ATGACCACCGCGACCACAGCCAAGGGTGAGAAGAACCTGCTCGACCCGGGCTTCGAGCTCACCCTGCGCCCCATGCGCTACCCGGACTTCTACGAGCGCTACCGGGACGCGATCAAGAACACCTGGACCGTCGAGGAGGTCGACCTCCACTCGGACGTCTCCGACCTGGCGAAGCTGTCACCGGGTGAGCAGCACATGATCGGCCGGCTGGTCGCGTTCTTCGCGACGGGCGACTCGATCGTGGCGAACAACCTGGTCCTGACGCTGTACAAGCACATCAACTCCCCCGAGGCGCGGCTGTATCTGAGCCGTCAGCTCTTCGAGGAGGCCGTGCACGTCCAGTTCTATCTGACGCTCCTGGACACCTACCTCCCCGACCCGGAGGACCGGGCGGCGGCCTTCGACGCCGTCGAGAACATCCCGTCCATCCGCGAGAAGGCCGAGTTCTGCTTCAAGTGGATGGACTCGGTGGAGAAGCTGGACCGGCTGGAGACGAAGGCCGACCGCCGCCGCTTCCTGCTGAACCTCATCTGCTTCGCCGCGTGCATCGAGGGCCTGTTCTTCTACGGGGCCTTCGCGTACGTCTACTGGTTCCGCAGCCGGGGCCTGCTGCACGGCCTGGCGACCGGCACCAACTGGGTGTTCCGCGACGAGACGATGCACATGAGCTTCGCCTTCGAGGTCGTGGACACGGTCCGCAAGGAGGAGCCGGAGCTCTTCGACGAGGAGCTCCGGCAGCAGGTGACCGACATGATGCGCGAGGCCGTCGAGGCCGAGCTGCAGTTCGGGCGCGACCTGTGCGGTGAGGGCCTGCCGGGCATGAACACCGAGTCGATGCGGCAGTACCTGGAGTGCGTCGCCGACCAGCGGCTGCAGCGCCTTGGTCTCGCCCCGGTGTACGGCTCCGAGAACCCGTTCTCCTTCATGGAGCTGCAGGGGGTTCAGGAGCTGACCAACTTCTTCGAGCGCCGGCCCTCGGCGTACCAGGTGGCGGTGGAGGGGACGGTCGACCTCGACGAGGACTTCTGA
- a CDS encoding ribonucleoside-diphosphate reductase subunit alpha yields the protein MTIAPADPVSATATRDQQDRAEADGPGTALLRILTDFTADLPGADPGRVAAAALRGRSAAADIAELRELATESAAGLISEDPVYSKLAARLLTVTIAAEAASQGVRSFSESVAVGHREGLIADRTAEFVRLHAARLDTLIDLAGDDRFGYFGLRTLHSRYLLRHPITRSVIETPQHFMLRVASGLAEDDTTRSLDEVASLYRLMSRLDYLPSSPTLFNSGTRHPQMSSCYLLDSPLDELDSLYDRYHQVARLSKHAGGIGLSYSRIRSRGSLIRGTNGHSNGIVPFLKTLDASVAAVNQGGRRKGAAAVYLETWHSDIEEFLELRDNTGEDARRTHNLNLAHWIPDEFMRRVNENRDWSLFSPSDVPELVDLWGDAFDAAYRGAEERGLARKTIPARDLYGRMMRTLAQTGNGWMTFKDAANRTANQTALPGHTVHSSNLCTEILEVTDDGETAVCNLGSVNLGAFVDADAGDIDWERLDATVRTAVTFLDRVVDINFYPTEQAGRSNAKWRPVGLGAMGLQDVFFKLRLPFDSPQARALSTRIAERIMLASYEASADLAERNGPLPAWEKTRTAQGVLHPDHYDVELNWPERWAALRERIAAVGMRNSLLLAIAPTATIASIAGVYECIEPQVSNLFKRETLSGEFLQVNSYLVAELKKLGVWDAQTREALRESNGSVQGFTWVPADVRELYRTAWEIPQRGLIDMAAARTPFLDQAQSLNLFLETPTIGKLSSMYAYAWKSGLKTTYYLRSRPATRIARAAQAQSVTEARPEKTIPVQQAADPDAVACSLENPESCEACQ from the coding sequence GTGACCATCGCGCCAGCCGATCCGGTCTCCGCGACAGCGACCCGGGACCAGCAGGACAGGGCCGAGGCCGACGGACCGGGAACCGCGTTGCTGCGGATCCTGACCGACTTCACCGCCGACCTCCCCGGCGCCGACCCCGGCCGGGTCGCCGCCGCCGCGCTGCGCGGCCGGTCCGCCGCCGCGGACATCGCGGAGCTGCGCGAGCTGGCCACGGAGTCGGCCGCCGGTCTCATCTCCGAGGACCCGGTCTACTCGAAGCTGGCCGCCCGTCTGCTGACCGTCACCATCGCCGCGGAGGCCGCCTCGCAGGGCGTGCGCTCCTTCTCGGAGTCGGTCGCCGTCGGCCACCGCGAGGGCCTGATCGCCGACCGCACGGCCGAGTTCGTCCGCCTCCACGCGGCCCGGCTCGACACGCTGATCGACCTTGCGGGCGACGACCGCTTCGGCTACTTCGGGCTGCGCACGCTGCACAGCCGGTACCTGCTGCGGCACCCGATCACCCGATCCGTCATCGAGACGCCCCAGCACTTCATGCTGCGGGTGGCGAGCGGTCTCGCCGAGGACGACACGACCAGGTCCCTCGACGAGGTGGCCTCGCTGTACCGGCTGATGAGCCGCCTCGACTACCTGCCCTCCTCCCCCACGCTCTTCAACTCCGGTACGCGCCACCCGCAGATGTCGTCCTGCTACCTCCTCGACTCCCCGCTGGACGAGCTGGACTCCCTCTACGACCGCTACCACCAGGTGGCCCGCCTCTCGAAGCACGCGGGCGGCATCGGGCTCTCGTACTCCCGGATCCGTTCGCGCGGGTCGCTGATCCGCGGCACGAACGGGCACTCGAACGGGATCGTGCCGTTTCTGAAGACCCTCGACGCCTCGGTCGCCGCGGTGAACCAGGGCGGCCGGCGCAAGGGCGCCGCCGCGGTCTACCTGGAGACCTGGCACTCCGACATCGAGGAGTTCCTGGAGCTGCGCGACAACACCGGTGAGGACGCCCGGCGTACGCACAACCTGAACCTCGCGCACTGGATCCCCGACGAGTTCATGCGCCGGGTGAACGAGAACCGCGACTGGTCGCTGTTCTCCCCCTCGGACGTGCCCGAGCTGGTCGACCTGTGGGGCGACGCGTTCGACGCCGCCTACCGGGGGGCCGAGGAGCGGGGGCTGGCCAGGAAGACCATCCCCGCCCGTGATCTGTACGGCCGCATGATGCGTACCCTCGCGCAGACCGGCAACGGCTGGATGACCTTCAAGGACGCCGCCAACCGCACCGCCAACCAGACGGCGCTGCCCGGCCACACGGTCCACTCCTCGAACCTGTGCACCGAGATCCTGGAGGTCACGGACGACGGGGAGACCGCGGTCTGCAACCTCGGCTCGGTCAACCTCGGCGCCTTCGTGGACGCGGACGCCGGCGACATCGACTGGGAGCGGCTCGACGCGACCGTGAGGACCGCGGTCACCTTCCTCGACCGGGTCGTCGACATCAACTTCTACCCGACCGAGCAGGCGGGCCGCTCCAACGCCAAGTGGCGTCCGGTGGGCCTCGGCGCGATGGGGCTGCAGGACGTCTTCTTCAAGCTGCGGCTGCCGTTCGACTCGCCGCAGGCGCGCGCCCTCTCCACCCGCATCGCCGAGCGGATCATGCTCGCCTCGTACGAGGCGTCCGCCGACCTCGCCGAGCGCAACGGCCCGCTGCCCGCCTGGGAGAAGACCCGTACGGCGCAGGGTGTGCTGCACCCCGACCACTACGACGTCGAGCTGAACTGGCCGGAGCGCTGGGCGGCGCTGCGGGAGCGGATCGCCGCGGTGGGCATGCGCAACTCGCTGCTGCTGGCGATCGCGCCGACCGCCACCATCGCGTCCATCGCGGGCGTGTACGAGTGCATCGAGCCGCAGGTCTCCAACCTGTTCAAGCGCGAGACGCTGTCCGGCGAGTTCCTCCAGGTCAACTCCTACCTGGTGGCCGAGCTGAAGAAGCTCGGCGTGTGGGACGCGCAGACCCGGGAGGCACTGCGCGAGTCCAACGGCTCGGTGCAGGGCTTCACCTGGGTCCCCGCGGACGTGCGCGAGCTGTACCGCACGGCGTGGGAGATCCCGCAGCGCGGTCTGATCGACATGGCCGCCGCCCGAACCCCGTTCCTGGACCAGGCCCAGTCGCTGAACCTGTTCCTGGAGACACCGACCATCGGCAAGCTCTCCTCGATGTACGCGTACGCCTGGAAGTCGGGGCTGAAGACGACGTACTACCTGCGCTCGCGCCCGGCGACCCGTATCGCCCGCGCCGCCCAGGCGCAGAGCGTGACCGAGGCGCGGCCCGAGAAGACCATCCCCGTCCAGCAGGCCGCCGACCCCGACGCGGTCGCCTGCTCCCTTGAGAACCCCGAGTCCTGCGAGGCCTGCCAGTAA
- the mctP gene encoding monocarboxylate uptake permease MctP codes for MKDGVNGVALAVFIFFFVAVTVMGFLAARWRRSDNEHTLDEWGLGGRSFGTWVTWFLLGGDLYTAYTFVAVPAAIYAAGAAGFFAVPYTILVYPLIFTFLPRLWSVSHKHGYVTTSDFVRGRFGSKGLSLAVAVTGILATMPYIALQLVGIQAVLDVMGVGGGEDTNWFVKDLPLLIAFGVLAAYTYSSGLRAPALIAFVKDTLIYIVIAVAIIYIPIKLGGFDEIFAKASEAYSQTNPATGAPRGSLVPGEAGQWTYATLALGSALALFMYPHSITATLSSRSREVIRRNTTILPLYSLMLGLLALLGFMAIAAGIKVDNGQLAIPQLFETMFPDWFAGVAFAAIGIGALVPAAIMSIAAANLFTRNIYKDFIKPDATPAQETKVSKLVSLLVKVGALVFVLTMDKTVAINFQLLGGIWILQTFPALVGGLFTRWFHRWALLAGWAVGMVYGTVAAYGVASPTQKHFGGSSKEIPGIGEIGYIGLTAIVLNVVVTVVLTFVLRAVKAPDGIDETSAEDYTADAGDKGVQVDLPPATAGAGH; via the coding sequence ATGAAGGACGGCGTGAACGGCGTCGCACTCGCCGTCTTCATCTTCTTCTTCGTGGCCGTCACGGTCATGGGCTTCCTGGCCGCGCGCTGGCGGCGGTCCGACAACGAGCACACCCTCGACGAATGGGGGCTCGGCGGCCGGTCGTTCGGCACCTGGGTCACCTGGTTCCTGCTCGGCGGCGACCTCTACACCGCGTATACGTTCGTGGCGGTACCGGCGGCGATCTACGCGGCGGGCGCGGCCGGCTTCTTCGCCGTCCCGTACACGATCCTCGTCTACCCCCTGATCTTCACCTTCCTGCCGCGCCTGTGGTCGGTCTCGCACAAGCACGGGTACGTGACGACGTCCGACTTCGTGCGCGGACGTTTCGGCTCGAAGGGTCTGTCGCTCGCGGTCGCCGTGACCGGCATCCTGGCGACGATGCCGTACATCGCGCTGCAGCTGGTCGGCATCCAGGCCGTCCTCGACGTGATGGGCGTCGGCGGTGGTGAGGACACCAACTGGTTCGTGAAGGACCTGCCGCTGCTCATCGCCTTCGGTGTGCTGGCCGCGTACACGTACTCGTCCGGGCTGCGGGCGCCCGCCCTGATCGCGTTCGTCAAGGACACGCTGATCTACATCGTCATCGCCGTCGCGATCATCTACATCCCGATCAAGCTCGGCGGCTTCGACGAGATCTTCGCCAAGGCGAGCGAGGCGTACAGCCAGACCAACCCGGCGACCGGCGCGCCACGCGGCTCCCTCGTGCCGGGCGAGGCGGGCCAGTGGACCTACGCGACGCTGGCACTGGGCTCGGCGCTCGCGCTGTTCATGTACCCGCACTCGATCACCGCGACGCTGTCCTCGCGCAGCCGTGAGGTGATCCGGCGCAACACCACGATCCTGCCGCTGTACTCGCTGATGCTGGGCCTGCTCGCGCTGCTCGGCTTCATGGCGATCGCCGCCGGGATCAAGGTGGACAACGGGCAGCTGGCGATCCCGCAGCTCTTCGAGACCATGTTCCCGGACTGGTTCGCGGGCGTGGCGTTCGCGGCGATCGGGATCGGCGCGCTCGTGCCGGCGGCCATCATGTCCATCGCGGCGGCGAACCTGTTCACCCGCAACATCTACAAGGACTTCATCAAGCCCGACGCGACGCCCGCCCAGGAGACCAAGGTCTCCAAGCTGGTCTCGCTTCTCGTGAAGGTGGGTGCGCTGGTCTTCGTCCTGACCATGGACAAGACGGTCGCCATCAACTTCCAGCTCCTCGGCGGGATCTGGATCCTGCAGACCTTCCCTGCGCTGGTCGGCGGACTGTTCACGCGCTGGTTCCACCGGTGGGCGCTGCTCGCGGGATGGGCGGTCGGGATGGTGTACGGGACGGTCGCCGCGTACGGGGTCGCGTCGCCGACGCAGAAGCACTTCGGCGGGTCCTCGAAGGAGATTCCCGGGATCGGGGAGATCGGGTACATCGGGCTCACCGCGATCGTGCTGAACGTGGTGGTGACGGTGGTGCTGACGTTCGTCCTGAGGGCGGTCAAGGCGCCGGACGGGATCGACGAGACCTCTGCCGAGGACTACACGGCGGACGCCGGCGACAAGGGAGTCCAGGTGGACCTGCCGCCGGCGACGGCGGGGGCCGGGCACTAG
- a CDS encoding helix-turn-helix domain-containing protein, which translates to MLTNVAAVLLDGAHPFELGVVCEVFGLDRSDEGLPVYDFAVASAEGPDLATHVPGLTLSTPYGLDRLEEADLIVVPAGSHYIGRTYPPALLDALVRAADRGAKVLSVCSGVFVLGAAGLLDGRRCAVHWRHADKLAARHPLAKVEPDVLYVDEDPVITSAGTASGIDACLHIVRKEQGPEIANSIARRMVVPPHRDGGQAQYIERPLPRSQCDTVGETLAWMERHLDEEVTVEQLAARAHMSPRTFARRFQQETGTTPYRWLLRQRVLLAQELLEATDQTMDFIADRTGFGTAAALRHQFVRSLGTTPNAYRRTFRGPQAA; encoded by the coding sequence ATGCTGACCAACGTGGCCGCCGTCCTGCTCGACGGCGCGCATCCTTTCGAACTCGGCGTCGTGTGCGAGGTGTTCGGTCTCGACCGCAGCGACGAGGGACTTCCGGTGTACGACTTCGCGGTCGCCTCGGCCGAGGGGCCGGACCTCGCCACCCACGTCCCGGGGCTCACCCTCTCCACCCCGTACGGGCTCGACCGGCTGGAGGAGGCCGACCTCATCGTCGTACCCGCCGGGAGCCACTACATCGGGCGCACCTACCCGCCCGCGCTGCTCGACGCCCTGGTCCGGGCCGCCGACCGCGGCGCCAAGGTGCTGAGCGTCTGCTCCGGGGTCTTCGTGCTCGGCGCGGCCGGACTGCTCGACGGGCGCCGCTGCGCGGTCCACTGGCGGCACGCCGACAAGCTGGCCGCCCGCCATCCCCTCGCGAAGGTCGAACCGGACGTGCTGTACGTGGACGAGGACCCGGTGATCACTTCGGCCGGCACCGCCTCCGGCATCGACGCCTGTCTGCACATCGTCCGCAAGGAGCAGGGCCCGGAGATCGCCAACAGCATCGCGCGGCGCATGGTGGTGCCGCCGCACCGCGACGGCGGCCAGGCCCAGTACATCGAGCGGCCGCTGCCGCGCTCGCAGTGCGACACGGTCGGTGAGACGCTCGCCTGGATGGAGCGCCACCTCGACGAGGAGGTGACCGTCGAACAGCTCGCCGCCCGCGCGCACATGTCGCCGCGCACCTTCGCCCGGCGCTTCCAGCAGGAGACGGGGACCACCCCGTACCGCTGGCTCCTGCGTCAACGGGTACTGCTGGCGCAGGAGTTGCTGGAGGCCACCGACCAGACGATGGACTTCATCGCGGACCGCACGGGGTTCGGGACGGCGGCCGCGCTGCGCCATCAGTTCGTCCGCTCGCTGGGGACGACACCGAACGCGTACCGGCGCACGTTCAGGGGCCCGCAGGCCGCCTGA